A region of the Fervidobacterium gondwanense DSM 13020 genome:
CTAAACTTGCCCATTTTTTTGCAAGTTCAAGATCGTTCTTTTCCTCGCCTGCATCGAACCTTGTGTTTTCAAGCATCAAGACTTCGCCTTCTTTTAGCTCGGCGACAGCTTTCTCGACCTCTTCTCCGTAAAGTGCAGGTACGAATTTTACCTCCTTGCCAAAAAGCTCTGCAAGTCTATCTGCAACTGGTTTCAGCGTATATTTAGGATCTGGACCCCCCTTTGGCCTGCCGAGGTGTGAGAGAAGAATTACCTTTGCACCGTTATCGAGAGCGTATTTTATTGTTGGAAGAGCCTCGACTATCCTTGTATCGTCCGTAACTTTACCTTCTTTTGTCGGAACATTAAAGTCGACCCTCATTATTACCCTTTTACCCTTGAGCTCAACATCTCTTATCGTTAACTTTTCCATCTTATTCACCTCCATAAATTTCTTATCAAACATGAAGAATTATAGAAACAGTAGAAAAAAGGGGGACAAGTCCCCCCCTTATTTGGTTTCAAAATTAAAGCATCGTTGCAACTTTCTCGATTGTATCAACAACTCTGCAGGTGTAACCGTATTCGTTATCGTACCAGCTGTAGACTGTTACGAATGTTCCATTCATAACTTTTGTGAGTGTTGCATCGTAGATACCTGCGTATGTTGTTCCAATTATGTCAGAGCTGACGATCTCTTCGTCGTTGTACTTAATGATGCCTTTGAGTTTGCCCTCTGTAGCAGCTTTAACTTTTGCGTTTACTTCTTCCGCTGTTGTTGCTTTTTCCACCTGTACGCTCAAAACTGACATAGAACCATCTGGAGTTGGAACTCTAAGAGCCATTCCGTCGAGTTTACCCTTTACTTCTGGAACGACGAGAGCAACTGCCTTAGCTGCGCCTGTTGTTGTTGGAATAATATTCATCGCTGCAGCTCTTGCTCTTCTCAAATCCTTGTGTGGTAAGTCAAGAACTCTCTGGTCATTTGTGTAGCTGTGGACTGTTACGAGGTATCCTGTGACTATTCCGAACTCATCGTTGAGTACTTTAACAATTGATGCTATTGAATTTGTTGTACAAGATGCACATGAAATAATCTGGTGCTCTGGTGCGAGTTTATCTTCGTTACAACCGAATACTACTGTTATGTCCTCACCTTTTGCTGGAGCTGTGATTATAACTTTCTTCGCTCCTGCTTGAATGTGCTTCATCGCTCCATCTCTTTCTGTGAACTTACCTGTTGATTCAATAACAACATCGACACCAAGGTCTTTCCATGGAAGGTTCGCTGGGTCCTTTTCTGCGAAAACCTTTATCGTTTTGCCGTTTACTACGATGTTTCCATCAACAACTTTAACTTCTCCATCGAATGTTCTGTGTACAGAGTCGTACTTGAAAAGATGCGCTAAAGTTTCTGGTTTATCCAAATCGTTAATAGCGACTACTTCAATGTTGCTGTTGCGGCGGATGAGTTCCCTCAATACGAGCCTTCCTATCCTTCCAAAACCGTTAATAGCTATCTTCATCTTTCTCCCTCCTTCAAACTTCTGATGTAGAATACCTTCTTCGAATTCTTCATTCCTGCTCGTGAAAAATTGTACAATATAAATATTACATTTGCTATATATTCAAGGTTAATTTTTAAACATTTTTCGGAGCATACACGAGTATACAAGAATATAAGTAAGAAAGAACTTCTTTTTTTAGAATAGTTCGACATTATTATATCACAGAAAACGAAATTAAGCAATATCGACTGTACAATATCAAGTACTTACGAGTCATTAAACATTCACCCTCTTATTTTCACTTATTATTACCTACATATGCATATTTCAAAGATTTCTCTTGTTTTAAATATTTCTTGATATGTTATAATGCTTTCGAAAAGAAACTAAAAGAACAGTAAAGAGGCAGGGGGATGTATTGTGATAGCACAAGAATTAAAGAAATTGGCTATCATTTCTATGTTATTGCTCATTGGATTTATAATTGCTATGTCATTCATACTTGTCTACAATTTAAAAGTAAATTTCCAACAAGAACTAACATCATTTGGTAATTCAGTTGATGCGATTTTAGACTATGATAAAACAAATCTGAGAAAAAGCGTACACAGAATCCTTTCACATTTCTTAGTTCCACAGGATACTGCTGTCTATGACATCACAAGAGAAGAACTGAAAGAGCTATTTAAGAGCCTTGGGTTTTCGTTCATAGCCATGCTTGAACAAAATGGGCTACTGTACTATGAAGCGTTAAATGGTGACATAATTTTTGATGCCCAGAAATATCTTTCAACGCTAAACATAAAGACTATAGATAACATCGATTACTTTTTCATAAATCCTTCATCAAGTTTACCTGTCGATGTTTTTGTCTTCAATTTGGATGAAAAAATCTCAAAAGTTTTTACAAATAGTTCGCACAACAATTTTCTTATTTTAGGAAGGGTTTGGAAAGTTTCCGATTTCGTAGAATTTGAAAACATGACTGGAAGCTCCGTTGCTTTTTCAGACAAACCATTATCATCAACCTTCCGCTATTTGGTTTATTCAAAGGAACTTAGGGATGAAAGTGGCAATATCGTAGGATATGCTGTCTTTAAAAGACACGCGGTTTTCTTATCACGATATTTGCTTTTCTCATTCTTATTACTTTCCATGAGTGTTGGATTCACATTATTTGTCTTTCTCCTCTTCTACAATAGACTTCATAAACTCGCATTATCACCTTTTGACGATATAATCTACGCCATAGACAATCATACGCCAGACACTATTGAAAAATACATCTACAGAAACGATGAGATAGGAAATTTAGCTCGGACTGTAAAGAATTACCTTTTGCAAAAAGAACAGATAAATCTCTATTTGAAAGAACTCGAAAGCAAGAATGTAAGTCTCAGAACTCTTAATGAACAGATAAGAATGATGCTTGAAAAAGATATGCTGACTGGATTATTAACCAGATACGTGTTCAACAACCAAATCGAGAGATTGTATGTTACAAGTAAAGCCGATAAAATGCCGCTGTCTGCAATATATATCGATGCTGACAACTTTAAGAAGATAAATGACTCTTTCGGTCATAATACAGGCGACGAAGTGCTGAAGGATATAGCCGATGTTATATTAAAGAGTATTCGTACGAGTGATTTTCCAATAAGGATGGGGGGCGAAGAGATTTTGGTACTTCTGCCAGAAGCTGATATCAACGCAGCGTATTCTATTGCTGAGAGAATACGAATTAGAGTGGAGGAGAGGTTCAGAGATAAACCTTACAAAGTTACAGTGAGTTTAGGTGTTTCCCAATTGAAAGGTGAAGACAGTATTGAAAGTTTCTTGAAAAGATGCGATGAAGCATTGTACATTTCGAAAGAGAATGGCAAAAATCGAACAACTGTCTTATAATATATACCAGAACGTACTATAAAAATACAAATCATCGAGAGGTGAATGAACTTGTTCTTCAGTTTTTTGTTGCTTTTAGTTGGATTCTTCCTTGTTAGCTTTGGTGCGGATAAACTCGTTGAAGGGGCTTCGAATATCGCGAAGCGATTGAGAGTTTCTGATTTGGTGATTGGCCTAACTATCGTATCGTTTGGTACTTCCGCGCCTGAACTTGCTGTAAACATCGTCTCTGCTTTCAAAAAGAATTCTGAGATCGCGCTGGGAAACATCATTGGAAGCAACATATTCAATATATTAGCAGTAGCCGGAATTTCTGCGATGATAAGACCTATTGAGGTTCACTACTCAACACTAAAGAAGGAAATTCCATTAAGCTTCATAGCAGCGCTTACAGTATTAGCACTTGGAAACAAAGTGCCAAGCCTAATCACCCGTGGCGATGGAATCGTCTTGCTTTCGTTCTTTGCTATATTCTTAGCTTACGTGTTTGAAATGGCAAAGAAGGACAGAAGCATGTTCGAGGAAATGGAAAAGGGAAAATTGAAAGAAACAAGTCTAATAATTTCAATAGTCTATGTAGTAGGCGGACTTATTGGATTGACATTCGGTGGTCGATGGATCGTAACTGGGGCAACCGATGTGGCCAAGTTTTTTGGAGTTTCAGATAAATTGATAGGTTTAACGATAGTTGCGGCTGGTACCTCGATACCTGAGCTAGCGACTTCAGTTACTGCTATGATAAAAGGTAACAGTGAAATTGGGCTTGGAAATATTGTTGGCTCTAACATATTCAACATTTTCTTCATTTTAGGTGCGACTGCTGTTATAAATCCTGTTTTGTATAACACTGTTCTGAATGTGGACTTAACTTTACTCCTCATTGTAACTGCCCTACTTACAATATTCTCGAAAGATCTCAAAATCAACAGATTGGAAGGTTTACTCTTATTTTTGTCATACATCGGCTACACTGTCTATCTGATCATTAGAGGTTAATGGAGGCTGAGATGCCTGTACGAACACCTCGAGTATTATGGAGTATCTAAGAAAGTTATAGAAGCAATGAATATTATAGACAGGAGACTTTTCGTACCAGATGAGTATAAGGATGCTGCTTACTACGATACACCACTTCCGATAGGTTATGGTCAAACTATATCCGCTCCACATATGGTTGGAATTATGTGTGAATACTTATGTTTACAAGAAGGGGATAGTGTATTGGAAATAGGCACTGGAAGTGGTTATAGTGCTGCTGTAATGTCTATTATTGTTGGAAAGAGTGGAAATGTCTACACAGTCGAGATAGTTCCGGAATTATATAAATCAGCCTTAGAGCGACTTTCTCAGCTCGGTTTAAAGAATGTGCATGTAATTCTTGGTGATGGTAAAATTGGCCTTGAAGATTACGCGCCTTACGATAAGATTTCGGTCACATGTTACGCAAAAAAAATCCCTCCTGTTCTCTTACAGCAGCTGAGAGACGGCGGGATTTTAGTCATACCTGTCGGTAATGAATTTGTACAGACGTTAAAACGTGTTAAGAAAGATGGTAAGCACTTAGTAGAAGAAGATTTACTAAACGTCAGGTTCGTTCCAATGGTTTAGATCTTTCATTTTGTTATTCTTGTTGAAGCAAAGCACTTTCTTCTTTTAACTTCCTTATCGTCCATTGTCCCCAGGTATATGTCACAAGCGAAGCTGATGCATTACCTACTACAATTCCCCACCACACACCAGAAAGTCCTATCTTTATTATATCCACAAATAGCCACGTCCAAAAGAGTTGAAATATAATCGTTCGGATAATCGTTGCAAATAAACTCTTGAAACCGTGCCCTATACCTTGGAACATACCAGATGTCAGCATTCCCAACGGCGTTCCGGGAAGGAATAGACACAAGATTTTCAAAGCAGAAGAGATGTTATCAAGCAATTCGCCGGATGCTTTGGCATATGCAAATAGGAAAGCAAGCTGCTTCGAAAAAATAAATATTCCTAACATGATTGGAATGCTGAACAACTCGGCGAATTTTATCGCATACTTCAGTGAATTTTCAAGTTTGTTAAAGTCTCTTGCACCGTATGCAGCTCCTGTCACTGGCGTTACCGCTGAAGAAATGCCTATAATTGTCAGAGTACCTAAGTTTATAATTCTCCAAGCACCGGTAAATGTAGCAACTCCAGTATCGCCCGCACTTTTTAGTGCGAACATGTTCAAAAAGTAGATAGCTATCGACATCGTTACTTGTGCGAGTGCGGTTGGAAATCCGACTATCAATATATCTTTCAAATAACTGACTTTTAGGTTTGAAGCACTCATATCTACTTTCAAGAATGTCTTTTTCACAAAGATCTGGATAAAAATCATTAAGCTTGCTATTATTATCGATATTCCAGTAGCCCAGGCAGCACCTGCAATTCCAAGTCTTAACACATAAATGAATATTGGATCAAGAATCATGTTCAAAACTGAGCTCAATGTGACTATATACATGGGAGTTTTTGAATTGCCTTCCCCACGCAGAATTCCAGTTCCGGCGTTGTTGAACATTAGAGGGATACTGAAAAGATAAATTATGAGTCCATAGGTATAGGCGTAATTAAGCGTTTGTCCTTCAGCACCAGCTAATTTGAGAATAGGTCTTAGCGTTGCTATTCCAATCAGAGTTGTGAGAGTGCCAATTGCAACCGCCAACCACAGTGAATTACTTGCAACATTTCCCGCTTTTTCGTATTCCTTTGCGCCGATTTTTCTTGATATAGCTGAACTTGTACCAACGGTAATACCAGTCGCTATTGAGATGATTACCATATAAATTGGAAAGAATACCCCCATGCCCGCAAGGGCAGATGCCCCGAGACCTGCAACCCATATCGCATCAACGAGGTTATACAACGTCTGAACAAGCATGGCAATCATGTTGGGAATAGAAAGCCTTACAATTGCCTTTTTGTAATCACCGAGCAATAATTCCAAGTTTTTGTTTCCAACAGCTCCGCTTCTATTATCCATATTTTCACTCCTCGGAAAATTCTTGGTGGTTCATATTGAGATACGGAATTTCTTCATAGTCTCAATCGCTTCGAGTGCAACTTTTTCTCTGTTCTTTCCTGCATGTAAGAGCCCGAAATTTGCATACATTGGTTTAAGTTCACTCGCCGTTGTTATGTAATTTATCAGAGCTCCGCACATTGTATTCGATGGTAATTCTACTAGCTCTTTTCCGTCCAGCAATCGTGCAACGTTTAATCCCACGTACAACCCAGTCATAGCAGATTCTACATACCCTTCAACCCCAGTAATCTGTCCCGCAAAGAAAACGTTCGGCATCGATTTTAACCTAAGAAATCTATCAAGCACCTTAGGTGAATCTATATAGCTGTTTCTGTGCATTACTCCGTATCTTAGGACTTCGGCATTTTGCAGTCCAGGAATCATCTGAATAATCCTTTTCTGTTCGCCCCATTTCAGCCTGGTCTGAAAGCCAACGATATTGTACATCGTGCCTTCCAGATTCTCTTTTCTCAACTGAACAACAGCATAAGGTTCCTTACCTGTTCTTGGATCATTCAATCCAACAGGTCTCAATGGTCCATACCTCATAGCGTCCTTACCGCTCCGCGCAATTTCTTCTATTGGTTGGCATCTTTCAAATAACAATTTTCTATCAAAATCTTCCATCTCTATAACCTCGGCGTTGACCAGCGCGTTCCAAAATGCCTCGTATTCTTCCTTATCCATCGGGCAGTTTATGTAATCACCAGTTCCGACTCCGTACCTATCTCCAACGTAGCAAATACTCATATCGATACTATCAGCGCTAAGTATAGGTGCGACAGCATCGAAGAAATTGAACATACCACCTGTCATTTTTGAAATCCATTCAGCTAAAGGACCATCCGTAGTTGGTCCGGTTGCAATGACCCATATTCCTTGTTCCGAAGGCCAGTATACCTCTTCCTCCGCAACACTAACATTTTCATTTTGAATAAGCTTTTCGGTTATACAATCGGAAAACCTTTCTCTATCAACCGCCAAAGCCTTTCCAGCCGGCACTCTTGTTTTCTCAGCACAACTCAAAATAAGGCTTCCCAAGATATTCATCTCAGCCTTGAGTAAGCCCTCTGCATTTTTCAATTCGAAAGACTTAAGTGAGTTACTACAAACCAACTCTGCGAATTTGTCGCTCTTATGCACTGGTGATTTCTTAATCTTTTTCATCTCATGTATTATAACCTGATGACCTCGACTTGCAATCTGCCAAGCCACTTCACTACCAGCAAGACCAGCACCTACTGTTAATGATAAAATAAAAATGTACTGAAAGTGGAATATAAGGATGT
Encoded here:
- the trmFO gene encoding methylenetetrahydrofolate--tRNA-(uracil(54)-C(5))-methyltransferase (FADH(2)-oxidizing) TrmFO produces the protein MLSLTVGAGLAGSEVAWQIASRGHQVIIHEMKKIKKSPVHKSDKFAELVCSNSLKSFELKNAEGLLKAEMNILGSLILSCAEKTRVPAGKALAVDRERFSDCITEKLIQNENVSVAEEEVYWPSEQGIWVIATGPTTDGPLAEWISKMTGGMFNFFDAVAPILSADSIDMSICYVGDRYGVGTGDYINCPMDKEEYEAFWNALVNAEVIEMEDFDRKLLFERCQPIEEIARSGKDAMRYGPLRPVGLNDPRTGKEPYAVVQLRKENLEGTMYNIVGFQTRLKWGEQKRIIQMIPGLQNAEVLRYGVMHRNSYIDSPKVLDRFLRLKSMPNVFFAGQITGVEGYVESAMTGLYVGLNVARLLDGKELVELPSNTMCGALINYITTASELKPMYANFGLLHAGKNREKVALEAIETMKKFRISI
- the gap gene encoding type I glyceraldehyde-3-phosphate dehydrogenase, translating into MKIAINGFGRIGRLVLRELIRRNSNIEVVAINDLDKPETLAHLFKYDSVHRTFDGEVKVVDGNIVVNGKTIKVFAEKDPANLPWKDLGVDVVIESTGKFTERDGAMKHIQAGAKKVIITAPAKGEDITVVFGCNEDKLAPEHQIISCASCTTNSIASIVKVLNDEFGIVTGYLVTVHSYTNDQRVLDLPHKDLRRARAAAMNIIPTTTGAAKAVALVVPEVKGKLDGMALRVPTPDGSMSVLSVQVEKATTAEEVNAKVKAATEGKLKGIIKYNDEEIVSSDIIGTTYAGIYDATLTKVMNGTFVTVYSWYDNEYGYTCRVVDTIEKVATML
- the pcm gene encoding protein-L-isoaspartate O-methyltransferase; protein product: MYEHLEYYGVSKKVIEAMNIIDRRLFVPDEYKDAAYYDTPLPIGYGQTISAPHMVGIMCEYLCLQEGDSVLEIGTGSGYSAAVMSIIVGKSGNVYTVEIVPELYKSALERLSQLGLKNVHVILGDGKIGLEDYAPYDKISVTCYAKKIPPVLLQQLRDGGILVIPVGNEFVQTLKRVKKDGKHLVEEDLLNVRFVPMV
- a CDS encoding MATE family efflux transporter, with product MDNRSGAVGNKNLELLLGDYKKAIVRLSIPNMIAMLVQTLYNLVDAIWVAGLGASALAGMGVFFPIYMVIISIATGITVGTSSAISRKIGAKEYEKAGNVASNSLWLAVAIGTLTTLIGIATLRPILKLAGAEGQTLNYAYTYGLIIYLFSIPLMFNNAGTGILRGEGNSKTPMYIVTLSSVLNMILDPIFIYVLRLGIAGAAWATGISIIIASLMIFIQIFVKKTFLKVDMSASNLKVSYLKDILIVGFPTALAQVTMSIAIYFLNMFALKSAGDTGVATFTGAWRIINLGTLTIIGISSAVTPVTGAAYGARDFNKLENSLKYAIKFAELFSIPIMLGIFIFSKQLAFLFAYAKASGELLDNISSALKILCLFLPGTPLGMLTSGMFQGIGHGFKSLFATIIRTIIFQLFWTWLFVDIIKIGLSGVWWGIVVGNASASLVTYTWGQWTIRKLKEESALLQQE
- a CDS encoding GGDEF domain-containing protein, whose product is MIAQELKKLAIISMLLLIGFIIAMSFILVYNLKVNFQQELTSFGNSVDAILDYDKTNLRKSVHRILSHFLVPQDTAVYDITREELKELFKSLGFSFIAMLEQNGLLYYEALNGDIIFDAQKYLSTLNIKTIDNIDYFFINPSSSLPVDVFVFNLDEKISKVFTNSSHNNFLILGRVWKVSDFVEFENMTGSSVAFSDKPLSSTFRYLVYSKELRDESGNIVGYAVFKRHAVFLSRYLLFSFLLLSMSVGFTLFVFLLFYNRLHKLALSPFDDIIYAIDNHTPDTIEKYIYRNDEIGNLARTVKNYLLQKEQINLYLKELESKNVSLRTLNEQIRMMLEKDMLTGLLTRYVFNNQIERLYVTSKADKMPLSAIYIDADNFKKINDSFGHNTGDEVLKDIADVILKSIRTSDFPIRMGGEEILVLLPEADINAAYSIAERIRIRVEERFRDKPYKVTVSLGVSQLKGEDSIESFLKRCDEALYISKENGKNRTTVL
- a CDS encoding calcium/sodium antiporter is translated as MNLFFSFLLLLVGFFLVSFGADKLVEGASNIAKRLRVSDLVIGLTIVSFGTSAPELAVNIVSAFKKNSEIALGNIIGSNIFNILAVAGISAMIRPIEVHYSTLKKEIPLSFIAALTVLALGNKVPSLITRGDGIVLLSFFAIFLAYVFEMAKKDRSMFEEMEKGKLKETSLIISIVYVVGGLIGLTFGGRWIVTGATDVAKFFGVSDKLIGLTIVAAGTSIPELATSVTAMIKGNSEIGLGNIVGSNIFNIFFILGATAVINPVLYNTVLNVDLTLLLIVTALLTIFSKDLKINRLEGLLLFLSYIGYTVYLIIRG